A region of Halosolutus amylolyticus DNA encodes the following proteins:
- a CDS encoding 4Fe-4S ferredoxin N-terminal domain-containing protein: MTSSEDDSGESFHPLGEAWQDELEASLEETEYDTDLGLEMAEDAMKVTKGELSEAEFHDRYHEDVLAEFGEDERPIESGGEGRVEQALSRIGVDEESRRDVMKKMGAGAGAVGLGAWGTAESDGESAVAATQEDEEEGVEYGDGEGTQWGMALDLEQCDACLACVVSCAEEHNWDQGANWMYVLDYEDTTPGGRNRLIRPCQHCTDAPCEKVCPTTARHTRDSDGLVLTDYNVCIGCRYCQVACPYGVNYFQWDEPDVPAEELEEDHMFDARDRWVGSRGPRGAMQKCTFCATRQDGSKGEELIGRTACEDACPPEAIQFGDMNDPESDPRQYLDDPALARVQSMNSPDEEVQEAIDVVTGETEPAEDEDGDGMTEREARGIIQAEAGSGDSTFRLLEDIGTNPNVVYVGNEPGPEAEQVESEISYADVGQTDDRKDVLDEGTVDLGWFV; the protein is encoded by the coding sequence ATGACGTCGAGCGAAGACGACTCGGGGGAGTCGTTCCACCCGCTCGGGGAGGCGTGGCAGGACGAACTCGAGGCGTCCCTCGAGGAGACCGAGTACGACACGGATCTCGGCCTGGAGATGGCCGAGGACGCGATGAAGGTCACGAAGGGTGAGCTGTCGGAAGCGGAGTTCCACGACCGCTATCACGAGGACGTACTGGCCGAATTCGGCGAAGACGAGCGCCCGATCGAGTCCGGTGGCGAGGGACGGGTCGAGCAGGCGCTCTCGCGGATCGGAGTCGACGAAGAGTCGCGTCGCGACGTGATGAAGAAGATGGGAGCCGGCGCCGGTGCGGTCGGGCTGGGGGCCTGGGGAACCGCGGAATCGGACGGCGAATCCGCAGTCGCGGCCACCCAGGAGGACGAAGAGGAAGGCGTCGAGTACGGAGACGGCGAGGGGACCCAGTGGGGCATGGCGCTCGATCTCGAACAGTGTGACGCCTGTCTCGCCTGCGTGGTCTCGTGTGCGGAAGAACACAACTGGGATCAGGGCGCGAACTGGATGTACGTGCTGGACTACGAGGACACCACGCCCGGCGGTCGAAACCGCCTCATTCGTCCCTGTCAGCACTGTACGGACGCACCGTGCGAGAAGGTTTGCCCGACGACCGCACGTCACACCCGGGATTCGGACGGACTCGTCCTGACCGACTACAACGTCTGCATCGGCTGTCGGTACTGTCAGGTCGCCTGTCCGTACGGGGTCAATTACTTCCAGTGGGACGAACCGGACGTGCCGGCCGAGGAACTCGAGGAAGATCACATGTTCGACGCGCGCGATCGGTGGGTCGGCAGTCGCGGCCCGCGGGGCGCCATGCAGAAGTGTACGTTCTGCGCCACGCGTCAGGACGGAAGCAAAGGCGAGGAGTTGATCGGACGCACCGCCTGCGAAGACGCCTGTCCCCCGGAAGCGATCCAGTTCGGCGACATGAACGATCCCGAGAGCGACCCGCGGCAGTATCTCGACGATCCCGCGCTGGCTCGCGTGCAGTCCATGAACTCACCCGACGAGGAGGTGCAGGAAGCGATCGACGTCGTCACGGGCGAAACGGAACCAGCCGAGGACGAAGACGGCGACGGGATGACCGAGCGCGAGGCTCGGGGAATCATCCAGGCCGAAGCCGGGTCCGGCGATTCGACGTTCAGGCTGCTCGAGGACATCGGCACCAATCCGAACGTCGTCTACGTCGGCAACGAACCCGGACCGGAAGCCGAGCAGGTCGAGAGTGAGATCTCCTACGCCGACGTCGGCCAGACCGACGATCGCAAGGACGTCCTCGACGAGGGAACGGTCGACCTCGGCTGGTTCGTCTGA
- a CDS encoding high-potential iron-sulfur protein — translation MSDDDSREPRRRFLRIAGTSPVLVLAGCLSDDEGVETDDDRPDDYCFDQLEGSVPAVERNAVSIDGVERKDESELLSKEDAAYQCGPQDGQLCGNCTFYIDDKDGDGIGACTEVEGMIRSVDWCGIWAAREKAPQE, via the coding sequence ATGAGTGACGACGACTCGCGGGAACCGCGTCGACGATTCCTTCGCATCGCCGGGACCAGCCCGGTACTCGTGCTCGCGGGTTGTCTCAGCGACGACGAGGGCGTCGAAACCGACGACGATCGACCGGACGACTATTGTTTCGACCAGCTGGAAGGTTCCGTCCCGGCGGTCGAACGGAACGCGGTGAGTATCGACGGCGTCGAGCGGAAAGACGAGAGCGAATTGCTGTCGAAAGAGGACGCCGCCTACCAGTGTGGCCCACAGGACGGGCAGCTGTGTGGCAACTGCACGTTCTACATCGACGACAAGGACGGCGACGGGATCGGCGCGTGTACCGAGGTCGAAGGGATGATTCGGTCGGTCGACTGGTGTGGCATCTGGGCGGCGAGAGAAAAGGCACCGCAGGAGTGA